The following proteins are encoded in a genomic region of Microcoleus sp. FACHB-68:
- the uvrA gene encoding excinuclease ABC subunit UvrA gives MSHPAEKSDALLGVSKNGHNPDPQQGGGNTIRIRGARQHNLKNIDLELPRDQLIVFTGVSGSGKSSLAFDTIFAEGQRRYVESLSAYARQFLGQLDKPDVDAIEGLSPAISIDQKSTSHNPRSTVGTVTEIYDYFRLLFGRAGEPHCPHCDRSIAPQTIDEMCDRIMDLPDRTKFQILAPVVRGKKGTHKKLLSSLASEGFVRVRVNGEVRELSDTIELDKNYTHTIEIVIDRLVKKSGIQERLTDSLTTCLRHSNGIAIILINEPAADSPLTPSNQNGEEKPANNDQELVFSENFACPEHGAVMEELSPRLFSFNSPYGACPSCHGLGSLRRFSPEMVVPDLEAPVYSAIAPWSDKDNSYYLSLLYSAGKAFGFDINTPWKQLTTEQQHILLHGSEEAILIEADSRYRNGQGYRRPFPGVITILQRQYDETSSELQKQKLEPYLVDQACEVCQGKRLKAEALSVRLGGSRITDLTGTSISECLERTNNLKLTERQAKIADLVVREIRARLQFLLDVGLDYLSLDRPAMTLSGGEAQRIRLATQIGSGLTGVLYVLDEPSIGLHQRDNGRLLNTLTKLRSLGNTLIVVEHDEETIRAADCIVDIGPHAGVHGGQIVAKGSLETLLAAEDSLTGAYLSGRRVIETPGERRAGNGKKLQIKNAYRNNLKNINVEIPLGKLVCVTGVSGSGKSTLINELLYPALQHQLSRKVPLPKELDEIKGLDAIDKAIVIDQSPIGRTPRSNPATYTGIFDAIRAVFAETIEAKARGYKQGQFSFNVKGGRCEACGGQGVNVIEMNFLPDVYVQCEVCKGARYNRETLQVKYKNQSIADVLNMTVEEALEMFKNIPKAGSRLQTLVDVGLGYIQLGQPAPTLSGGEAQRVKLATELSKRATGKTLYLIDEPTTGLSFYDVHHLLNVLQRLVDKGNSILVIEHNLDVIRCADWVIDLGPEGGNKGGEIIAEGTPEQVAKNSHSYTGQYLKPVLLQHPPAIQINKEKLKKKA, from the coding sequence ATGTCCCACCCTGCTGAAAAATCAGACGCCCTGCTTGGTGTATCTAAAAATGGCCACAACCCCGATCCTCAACAGGGGGGTGGAAACACGATTCGCATTCGGGGTGCGAGGCAGCACAACCTGAAAAATATTGATCTGGAGTTGCCGCGAGATCAGCTAATTGTGTTCACAGGCGTCTCTGGTTCCGGCAAATCTTCCCTCGCTTTCGATACCATCTTTGCAGAGGGACAGCGCCGCTATGTGGAATCTCTCAGCGCTTATGCACGGCAATTCTTGGGACAGTTGGATAAGCCCGATGTCGATGCGATTGAGGGTTTAAGTCCGGCGATTTCGATTGATCAAAAGTCTACTTCCCACAACCCCCGCTCAACAGTTGGCACTGTAACAGAGATTTACGATTATTTTAGATTGCTATTTGGGCGTGCCGGCGAACCTCATTGTCCTCATTGTGATCGCAGCATTGCCCCCCAAACGATTGATGAGATGTGCGATCGGATCATGGACTTGCCAGATCGCACGAAATTTCAAATTCTTGCCCCCGTTGTCCGTGGCAAAAAAGGCACCCATAAGAAACTTTTGTCAAGTCTCGCTTCAGAAGGATTTGTTCGCGTCCGCGTTAATGGAGAAGTGCGCGAACTTTCTGACACGATTGAATTAGATAAAAATTACACTCATACGATTGAAATTGTCATTGACCGGCTCGTAAAAAAATCCGGGATACAAGAACGTCTTACAGATTCTCTGACAACTTGTTTGCGACACTCTAATGGCATTGCCATAATTTTAATTAATGAGCCGGCAGCCGATTCACCTTTAACTCCCTCGAATCAGAATGGAGAAGAAAAGCCGGCAAATAACGACCAAGAATTAGTATTTTCTGAAAACTTTGCTTGTCCAGAACATGGGGCGGTAATGGAAGAACTTTCGCCCCGATTGTTCTCGTTTAATTCGCCTTATGGTGCCTGCCCAAGTTGTCACGGTTTGGGGAGTTTGCGAAGATTTTCTCCTGAGATGGTGGTGCCGGATCTAGAAGCGCCGGTTTACAGTGCAATTGCCCCTTGGTCAGACAAAGATAACTCTTATTATCTATCTTTACTTTACAGTGCCGGTAAAGCTTTTGGCTTTGATATTAACACGCCTTGGAAGCAACTAACCACTGAACAACAGCACATTTTACTGCACGGTTCTGAAGAAGCTATTTTGATTGAAGCCGATTCTCGTTACCGCAACGGGCAAGGCTATCGCCGGCCCTTCCCTGGCGTTATTACTATCTTACAGCGTCAGTACGATGAAACTTCTTCAGAACTGCAAAAACAGAAATTAGAACCCTATTTAGTCGATCAAGCCTGTGAAGTTTGTCAGGGAAAACGTCTCAAAGCAGAAGCGCTTTCTGTACGGTTGGGAGGTTCCCGAATTACCGATTTAACCGGCACTTCTATCAGCGAATGTTTGGAACGCACGAATAACCTAAAATTAACCGAACGTCAAGCAAAAATTGCCGATTTAGTCGTGAGAGAAATTCGCGCACGGCTGCAATTTCTTCTTGATGTCGGTTTAGATTACCTGTCATTAGATCGTCCCGCCATGACCCTTTCAGGGGGGGAAGCGCAGCGAATTCGTCTTGCTACCCAAATTGGTTCTGGACTTACCGGCGTTCTCTATGTTTTAGATGAACCGAGTATCGGATTGCATCAACGAGACAACGGACGTTTGCTGAATACTTTAACAAAATTGCGGTCTTTAGGAAATACTTTAATCGTCGTCGAACACGATGAAGAAACCATTCGCGCAGCCGATTGTATTGTCGATATTGGCCCTCATGCCGGTGTTCATGGTGGGCAGATTGTTGCAAAGGGCAGTTTAGAGACATTATTAGCCGCAGAAGATTCCCTCACCGGCGCTTATTTATCGGGGCGCAGGGTGATAGAAACCCCAGGGGAAAGAAGAGCGGGAAATGGCAAAAAACTGCAAATCAAAAATGCTTACCGTAATAACTTAAAAAATATTAACGTTGAGATTCCGCTCGGCAAGCTTGTCTGCGTCACCGGCGTCTCCGGTTCGGGTAAATCTACCCTAATTAACGAACTGCTTTATCCAGCATTGCAGCATCAACTCAGCCGCAAAGTTCCCTTGCCGAAAGAATTGGATGAGATCAAAGGACTCGACGCAATTGATAAAGCAATTGTAATTGATCAATCCCCCATCGGTCGCACTCCTCGCTCTAACCCTGCCACTTACACCGGCATCTTTGATGCCATTCGTGCGGTATTCGCAGAAACCATTGAAGCGAAAGCCAGAGGTTACAAACAAGGACAGTTTTCTTTTAACGTCAAAGGCGGACGTTGTGAAGCTTGCGGTGGGCAAGGGGTGAATGTCATCGAGATGAATTTTCTGCCAGATGTGTATGTACAATGTGAGGTGTGCAAAGGGGCGCGATATAACCGGGAAACCCTGCAAGTGAAGTATAAAAACCAATCAATTGCTGATGTTCTAAATATGACGGTTGAAGAAGCTTTAGAGATGTTTAAAAATATCCCTAAAGCGGGAAGCCGGTTGCAAACTTTAGTGGATGTTGGCTTAGGGTATATTCAATTAGGACAGCCGGCACCTACCTTATCTGGTGGGGAAGCACAGCGGGTAAAATTAGCAACTGAATTGTCTAAACGGGCAACTGGAAAAACCCTCTATTTAATTGATGAACCGACAACCGGCTTATCATTTTATGATGTTCACCACTTGCTAAATGTGTTGCAACGCTTAGTTGATAAAGGCAATTCAATTTTAGTCATTGAACACAATTTAGATGTAATCCGGTGTGCGGATTGGGTGATAGACTTAGGCCCAGAAGGTGGAAATAAAGGTGGAGAAATTATTGCAGAAGGAACTCCTGAACAAGTAGCGAAGAATTCCCATTCTTATACAGGACAATATTTAAAGCCGGTGTTGCTACAACATCCGCCGGCAATTCAGATTAATAAGGAAAAGCTGAAAAAGAAAGCTTAG
- a CDS encoding serine/threonine-protein kinase, which translates to MGEHPDFSNHGYQVIRELGRNREAGRITYLATALNHNQQVVIKEFRFAMTGSDWSGYKAYQREIEVLQQLDHPRIPKYLNSFETSAGFCLVQEYKNAPSLAERHSFTPEEVKQIAESVLEILVYLQKRVPSVIHRDIKPENILVDEQFNAYLIDFGFARIRGGELAMSSVAAGTPGFMPPEEQFGRSLTEASDLYSLGATLICLLTGTRSVDIGDLMDDNYRFNFKSKTSQINPRFTDWLEKMVAPNLKQRYANAGAALKALKPVKGTATALEILGRTLQQRKLAITIIGVATITLVGGAGIIKNFITSMPAHLVSRLLERKECILCDLRNAELRGADLKNAYLMRANLRDANLMEAYLMGANLMEAYLMGANLMRANLEDAYLDFAQLDYADLRGANLIGAKLMGANLIGANLEDVRLMKANLIGAKLRGTNLREASLKDADLYRADLRDTNLQDVDLEGANLRDANLEGANLTNANLTNTTLVGARLSNANLTSANLEGANLAVADLRSANLEGANLRGANLHKAIMPDGTQHK; encoded by the coding sequence ATGGGCGAGCATCCAGACTTTTCCAACCACGGCTATCAGGTTATCCGAGAATTAGGGCGCAACCGGGAAGCAGGACGCATTACCTACTTGGCGACTGCGCTTAATCACAACCAACAAGTTGTAATCAAAGAATTCCGCTTTGCAATGACCGGCTCTGATTGGTCGGGTTATAAAGCCTATCAGCGCGAAATCGAAGTTTTGCAACAGCTTGATCATCCCCGCATCCCTAAGTATCTCAATTCCTTTGAAACATCAGCCGGTTTTTGCCTGGTGCAGGAATATAAAAACGCACCGTCTTTAGCCGAAAGACATAGCTTTACACCCGAAGAAGTTAAGCAAATTGCCGAGTCTGTATTAGAAATTTTAGTTTATCTGCAAAAGCGTGTCCCCTCAGTTATCCATCGAGATATTAAACCCGAAAATATCTTGGTTGACGAGCAATTTAATGCTTATCTCATTGATTTTGGATTTGCCAGGATTCGCGGCGGGGAATTGGCGATGAGTAGTGTAGCTGCCGGTACCCCTGGTTTCATGCCGCCAGAAGAACAATTTGGTCGCAGTCTCACAGAAGCATCAGACCTCTACAGCTTAGGAGCAACCTTAATTTGCCTGCTCACCGGCACCCGTTCCGTTGATATTGGCGATTTAATGGATGACAACTATCGCTTTAACTTTAAAAGCAAAACTTCCCAAATCAATCCCCGCTTCACTGATTGGTTGGAAAAGATGGTTGCCCCGAATCTCAAACAGCGTTATGCCAATGCCGGCGCTGCCTTAAAAGCATTAAAGCCGGTGAAAGGCACAGCCACTGCCCTAGAAATTCTGGGAAGAACCCTACAACAAAGAAAACTAGCTATCACTATTATTGGGGTAGCAACTATCACCCTTGTTGGTGGTGCCGGTATTATAAAAAATTTCATAACTTCCATGCCGGCCCATCTGGTCAGCCGATTGCTGGAGAGGAAGGAATGTATACTTTGCGATCTCAGAAATGCTGAATTGAGGGGTGCCGATCTGAAGAATGCCTACTTGATGCGTGCCAATCTGAGGGATGCCAATCTGATGGAAGCCTACTTGATGGGTGCCAATCTGATGGAAGCCTACTTGATGGGTGCCAACCTGATGCGTGCCAATCTGGAGGATGCCTACTTGGACTTTGCCCAGTTGGACTATGCTGACTTGAGAGGTGCCAACCTGATAGGTGCCAAACTAATGGGTGCCAACCTGATAGGTGCCAATCTGGAGGATGTTAGGCTAATGAAGGCCAATCTGATAGGTGCCAAATTGAGGGGTACTAACCTGAGAGAAGCGTCTTTAAAAGATGCCGACCTATATCGTGCTGATCTAAGGGATACCAACCTACAGGATGTTGATCTGGAGGGTGCAAATCTGAGGGATGCGAACCTGGAGGGTGCTAACCTGACGAATGCTAACCTAACGAATACTACCTTGGTGGGTGCCAGACTGAGCAATGCCAACCTGACGAGTGCCAACCTAGAGGGTGCCAACTTGGCAGTTGCCGATCTGAGGAGCGCCAATCTGGAGGGTGCCAATCTGAGGGGTGCCAACCTCCATAAAGCAATCATGCCGGATGGTACACAACACAAGTAG
- a CDS encoding inositol monophosphatase family protein → MTDVQLKIFLDIATEAALAAGAVLQAYWGNLEEVQEKGRPGDLVTEADKAAEKAILEVLQRHVPDHGILAEESGALGDTTGTYLWAIDPLDGTTNYAHQYPFSSASVGLLIDGVPHVGAIFDPFHNELFRAGKGLGATRNRRPIQVSQASSLSKSLLVTGFAYDRRETTDNNYAEFCHLTHLTQGVRRSGSASLDLAHVACGRLDGYWERGLSPWDVAAGVVLVEEAGGRVTAYDDSPFQIRSGRILATNGQIHAELSKELLQVPSLASWGDAVPSRNH, encoded by the coding sequence ATGACTGATGTCCAACTGAAAATTTTCTTAGATATCGCAACAGAAGCAGCACTGGCTGCCGGCGCAGTGTTGCAAGCTTACTGGGGCAACTTAGAGGAAGTTCAAGAAAAAGGGCGTCCTGGGGATTTGGTGACGGAAGCGGATAAAGCCGCTGAAAAAGCAATTTTGGAAGTTTTGCAGCGTCACGTACCCGATCACGGAATTTTGGCAGAGGAAAGCGGGGCGTTGGGAGATACCACCGGCACCTACCTCTGGGCAATCGATCCCCTCGACGGCACCACCAACTACGCCCACCAGTATCCCTTCTCATCTGCCTCTGTGGGGCTGCTGATTGACGGGGTTCCTCATGTGGGAGCGATTTTTGACCCCTTCCATAATGAATTATTTAGAGCCGGCAAAGGGCTGGGTGCAACGCGCAACCGACGCCCCATCCAAGTGTCCCAAGCCTCATCGCTGAGTAAAAGCTTACTCGTCACCGGCTTTGCCTACGACCGGCGCGAAACCACCGATAATAACTATGCCGAATTCTGTCACCTCACCCATTTAACGCAGGGAGTACGACGCAGCGGATCAGCATCCCTCGATTTAGCTCATGTTGCCTGTGGGCGTTTAGATGGATACTGGGAGCGAGGTTTATCCCCTTGGGATGTAGCAGCCGGTGTAGTCTTAGTTGAAGAAGCCGGTGGGCGAGTCACCGCCTATGATGACAGCCCTTTCCAAATCCGCTCTGGCAGAATTCTCGCAACCAACGGTCAAATTCACGCCGAGCTAAGCAAAGAATTATTACAAGTTCCTAGCCTAGCATCTTGGGGGGATGCTGTACCTTCGAGGAATCACTAA
- a CDS encoding serine/threonine-protein kinase, with the protein MLKTTLSGRYHIISHLGGGGFGQTYLAEDRQLPGNHQCVVKQLKPQANDPATLQTARRLFDTEAQVLYKLGKHERIPQLFAYFEEAQEFYLVQEFVEGRDLGKELSPSNPGQNGVTGGSLSEDEVICILQDILEVLEFVHQQNVIHRDINPSNIIRRNKDSKLVLIDFGAVKQITTQVQPAGQTCVSVSIGTPGYMPSEQAHGNPKPSSDVYAVGIIGIQALTGLLPHQFEKDADTEEIIWRERVSVSPELAEVLDKMVRYDFRQRYPSASEALQALKELKKPVLPTKPVGGGLPVKAKKSQSKLLMILISLAVVGAGIGLASVSIVNSIHSSNANDLYSRGNTLYNLKRYEEALESYTKAIKIKPDYAEAWKDKANALSSLKQQKEALEAYEKAIQIKPDYLEAWIGRSYLLDNLKRYEEAIASFNEALKIQPAYSEAWNGRGEVLLKVPRYEEAITSYEKAIENKPDYYEAWYNRGWALHNLQRYEDAVASYDKAVEFKSDYYKAWYNRGNSLLKLNRYKDAVESYDKAVRLKPDYFQAWYSKGNALNNLKRYQDAIEPYQKAVQLNPDSYEAWYNLGWSLHQLRRYEEAFGSYDKVIQLQPNDAQAWYNRGNALYNLKRYEQAVNSYDSAVYIKPDNYEAWYSRGNALFNLKRYEDAIVSYEKAVQLKPNFQEAVKAQKEAERQLEASKRTILEEKDKKDELKEKDKKDEPVDNNQALKF; encoded by the coding sequence ATGCTGAAAACAACACTTAGTGGGCGTTACCACATCATCAGCCATTTGGGAGGCGGGGGATTTGGTCAAACTTATCTAGCTGAAGATCGGCAGCTACCAGGCAACCATCAGTGTGTTGTCAAGCAACTCAAGCCGCAGGCAAACGATCCGGCAACGTTGCAAACAGCGAGACGTTTATTCGATACCGAAGCGCAAGTTTTGTATAAGTTGGGGAAACATGAACGAATTCCTCAACTTTTTGCATATTTTGAAGAAGCTCAAGAATTCTATTTAGTACAGGAATTCGTTGAAGGGCGCGATTTGGGCAAGGAACTCTCCCCTTCTAACCCCGGTCAAAATGGAGTTACTGGCGGAAGTTTAAGCGAGGATGAGGTAATTTGCATATTGCAAGATATTCTTGAAGTTTTAGAGTTTGTCCATCAGCAAAATGTAATTCATCGGGATATCAATCCTAGCAATATTATCCGGCGCAATAAAGATAGCAAGTTAGTTTTAATTGATTTTGGCGCGGTTAAACAAATTACCACACAAGTGCAGCCGGCAGGGCAGACGTGTGTGAGTGTGAGCATTGGCACTCCGGGTTATATGCCTAGCGAGCAAGCTCATGGGAACCCTAAACCAAGCAGTGATGTTTATGCTGTGGGAATTATTGGGATTCAAGCACTGACAGGCTTGCTTCCTCACCAATTTGAAAAAGACGCCGATACTGAAGAAATTATTTGGCGAGAACGGGTATCTGTTAGTCCTGAACTCGCAGAAGTTTTAGATAAAATGGTGCGCTATGATTTCCGGCAGCGCTATCCTTCTGCGTCGGAAGCGCTGCAAGCACTTAAAGAGTTGAAGAAGCCGGTTTTGCCAACAAAGCCGGTAGGCGGGGGGCTGCCGGTTAAAGCGAAAAAATCGCAATCGAAGCTGTTAATGATTTTAATTTCTCTGGCTGTCGTAGGAGCAGGCATTGGATTAGCTTCGGTTTCTATTGTTAATTCTATCCATTCATCCAATGCGAATGATTTATATAGTCGAGGAAACACCCTTTATAATTTGAAGCGTTATGAAGAAGCGCTTGAGTCTTACACAAAAGCGATTAAAATTAAACCTGATTATGCGGAAGCGTGGAAAGATAAAGCTAACGCATTGTCGAGTTTAAAACAACAAAAAGAAGCCTTAGAAGCTTACGAGAAAGCAATTCAAATTAAGCCTGATTATTTAGAAGCCTGGATCGGAAGAAGCTATCTTTTAGATAATTTAAAACGGTATGAAGAAGCGATTGCTTCCTTTAATGAGGCGTTAAAAATTCAGCCGGCTTATTCAGAAGCCTGGAATGGAAGAGGCGAAGTGCTGCTGAAAGTTCCGCGATATGAAGAAGCGATTACTTCTTATGAAAAGGCGATTGAAAATAAACCAGACTATTATGAAGCTTGGTACAATCGGGGATGGGCGTTGCATAATTTACAGCGATATGAAGATGCCGTTGCTTCCTACGATAAAGCGGTTGAATTCAAATCTGATTATTACAAAGCCTGGTATAATCGCGGTAATTCACTCCTCAAATTAAATCGCTATAAAGACGCGGTTGAATCTTATGATAAAGCAGTTCGCTTAAAACCAGACTATTTTCAAGCCTGGTATAGTAAAGGCAATGCACTGAATAATTTGAAACGGTATCAAGACGCAATTGAACCGTATCAAAAAGCAGTTCAGTTAAACCCCGATTCTTATGAAGCTTGGTACAACTTAGGCTGGTCACTGCATCAATTGCGCCGGTATGAAGAAGCTTTTGGATCTTATGATAAAGTGATTCAGTTGCAGCCAAATGATGCCCAAGCTTGGTACAACCGAGGCAATGCGCTGTATAACTTAAAGCGGTACGAACAAGCGGTTAATTCTTATGACAGCGCAGTGTATATCAAGCCAGATAACTATGAAGCTTGGTACAGCCGGGGTAATGCTTTATTTAACTTGAAACGATACGAAGATGCAATTGTTTCTTATGAAAAAGCGGTGCAGTTAAAACCGAATTTTCAAGAAGCTGTCAAGGCACAAAAAGAGGCAGAAAGACAGTTGGAAGCAAGCAAGCGGACTATTTTGGAAGAAAAAGATAAGAAAGATGAGTTGAAAGAAAAAGATAAGAAAGATGAGCCGGTGGATAATAATCAGGCGCTTAAGTTCTAG
- a CDS encoding tyrosine-type recombinase/integrase gives MDTTQKASKGSVGIESFQGRLRLRLPRQMYEGQQKYLTLGLADTEENRKTAEAKACQIELDIISGNFDSTLRKYKPATHLTLIQSIEQPQVAVNIAELWAKYVEYRKPKVSETTLKLNYKTIASHIDKLPYKELTESNSVAIRDYLAANNSAYTAKRVITQLAACCEWAVSSKLLPSNPFKGMAGEIIDTTEKEEIDPFTVGEREEIIKAFEAHPTYRHYASFVRFLFMTGCRTSEAVALQWKHIADDFSFILFSEAVVCVSSSKIRKDTKNHKPRKFPCNKPLRELLSAIKPKICESEKLVFPALRGGEINAHTFSAMCWKGTTVHGKYQEGIVSRLAREGKISHYRPQYNTRHTFITLALENGLDAKDVARLVGNSPEIIYKHYAGTNISKLEIPEF, from the coding sequence ATGGACACGACACAGAAAGCGTCCAAAGGTTCTGTAGGGATAGAATCCTTTCAAGGGCGTTTGCGGTTACGACTCCCCCGCCAAATGTATGAAGGACAGCAAAAATACTTAACCCTAGGGCTAGCCGACACAGAAGAGAACCGTAAAACAGCCGAGGCTAAAGCTTGTCAGATAGAATTAGACATCATCTCAGGGAATTTCGATTCAACTCTAAGAAAGTACAAGCCGGCGACACACTTAACCCTAATACAGTCTATAGAACAGCCTCAAGTGGCGGTCAATATAGCTGAATTGTGGGCTAAATATGTGGAATATAGGAAGCCTAAAGTGAGTGAAACCACTCTCAAACTCAACTATAAAACCATCGCGTCACATATTGATAAATTACCCTATAAAGAGTTGACTGAATCCAATAGTGTAGCCATTCGTGACTATCTAGCGGCCAATAATTCTGCTTATACAGCCAAACGGGTAATCACACAGTTAGCAGCCTGTTGTGAGTGGGCAGTCAGTTCAAAATTGCTCCCTTCAAATCCCTTCAAAGGAATGGCAGGGGAAATTATAGATACCACAGAAAAAGAGGAAATCGATCCTTTTACAGTTGGCGAAAGAGAGGAAATAATCAAAGCATTTGAAGCACACCCGACTTACCGGCATTATGCGTCATTTGTGCGATTTTTGTTTATGACGGGTTGCCGTACCAGTGAAGCGGTTGCTTTGCAATGGAAACATATAGCGGATGATTTCTCGTTTATTCTCTTTTCTGAGGCTGTGGTTTGTGTCTCTTCTTCCAAAATTCGTAAGGATACTAAAAATCATAAACCCCGGAAATTTCCCTGTAATAAACCCTTGAGAGAATTGTTAAGTGCAATTAAGCCCAAGATTTGTGAGTCAGAAAAATTGGTTTTTCCAGCGTTAAGGGGAGGGGAAATTAACGCCCATACATTTAGCGCAATGTGCTGGAAAGGGACAACGGTGCATGGGAAGTATCAAGAGGGGATTGTCTCTCGGCTAGCCAGGGAGGGAAAAATTTCCCACTATCGTCCTCAATATAACACTCGCCATACTTTTATTACTCTAGCGCTTGAGAATGGTTTAGATGCCAAAGATGTGGCTAGATTAGTGGGAAATAGCCCGGAAATCATCTACAAACATTATGCCGGCACCAATATCAGCAAACTTGAAATTCCTGAGTTTTAA
- a CDS encoding 2Fe-2S iron-sulfur cluster-binding protein, whose protein sequence is MTRSHKITIHNRQTGKRHVIVVPEDRYILQSAENQGVELPFSCRNGACTTCAVRVKTGEIYQPEAMGLSPDLRKRGYALLCVSYARCDLEVETQDEDEVYELQFGRYFGKGKIRAGLPLDED, encoded by the coding sequence ATGACTCGCTCTCACAAAATTACCATTCACAACCGGCAAACCGGCAAGCGTCACGTTATTGTGGTGCCCGAAGATCGCTACATCCTGCAAAGTGCCGAAAATCAAGGTGTAGAACTGCCCTTTTCCTGTCGCAATGGGGCTTGCACCACCTGTGCGGTGCGCGTGAAAACCGGCGAAATTTACCAGCCAGAAGCAATGGGGCTATCTCCTGATTTGCGGAAACGTGGCTACGCCTTGTTGTGCGTCAGTTATGCCCGTTGCGATTTAGAAGTGGAAACCCAAGATGAGGATGAAGTTTACGAACTCCAATTCGGGCGCTATTTTGGCAAAGGTAAAATTCGGGCGGGCTTGCCTTTGGATGAGGATTGA
- a CDS encoding helix-turn-helix transcriptional regulator encodes MSRGELVKLRIKEFAAKEGWTLKEVSERSGVPYSTVKTYAVSAGMTMADLNALLKLARAFDVLIEDLFEIVEQ; translated from the coding sequence ATGTCAAGAGGCGAATTGGTCAAGTTGCGAATTAAGGAATTTGCCGCGAAAGAAGGCTGGACGCTCAAAGAAGTTTCTGAGCGTTCAGGAGTTCCTTACAGTACGGTTAAAACTTATGCCGTCTCTGCTGGGATGACAATGGCTGATCTGAATGCTTTACTAAAGCTGGCGCGGGCGTTTGATGTGCTGATTGAAGATTTATTTGAGATTGTAGAGCAGTAG
- a CDS encoding thermonuclease family protein → MKRRWVSSLILYVLGLFSALLLIGCEKPAPPQGLTVNVERVVSGQTLEIAGTSGTFERVRLIGVEAPDLKQQPWGIEAAKRLEEMIQGQPVLLEFDVEEKYCYKERCTQLAYVWQNGQMLNEQLAKAGSVLALPRSPNSKYTERLAHAQEWARLMGLGIWNPENPMRLTPAEFRSQNQS, encoded by the coding sequence GTGAAACGCAGATGGGTTTCATCGCTAATTCTTTATGTTTTAGGGCTGTTTTCAGCTTTGCTTCTGATTGGCTGTGAAAAACCGGCACCCCCGCAAGGATTAACCGTTAATGTTGAACGGGTGGTTAGCGGGCAAACTTTGGAGATTGCCGGCACTTCTGGGACATTCGAGCGGGTGCGGCTAATTGGCGTTGAGGCACCCGATTTGAAGCAGCAGCCTTGGGGAATCGAGGCAGCAAAACGCTTAGAGGAAATGATTCAAGGACAGCCGGTGTTGCTAGAGTTTGATGTTGAGGAAAAATATTGCTACAAAGAGCGCTGCACTCAGTTAGCTTACGTGTGGCAAAATGGGCAGATGCTCAATGAGCAACTAGCAAAAGCCGGTTCTGTGCTGGCGCTGCCGCGTTCCCCCAACTCGAAATACACGGAACGTCTCGCACACGCCCAGGAATGGGCAAGACTCATGGGGCTGGGCATTTGGAACCCAGAAAACCCGATGCGCCTGACTCCTGCAGAGTTTCGCAGTCAAAATCAGTCATAA